A single region of the Hoeflea prorocentri genome encodes:
- a CDS encoding UDP-glucuronic acid decarboxylase family protein, which yields MREILVTGGSGFLGSHLCDALLERGGSVLCVDNFFTGQRNNIKHLLGRTDFELMRHDVVDPLNVEVEQIFNLACPASPVHYQFDPVQTTKTSVLGAINMLDLARRLDVPVLQASTSEVYGDPRVHPQSEDYWGRVNPIGPRSCYDEGKRCAETLFFDYHREHSVKIKVMRIFNTYGPRMHPNDGRVVSNFVVQALQGDPITIYGDGNQTRSFCYVDDLIGGMLALMDSADGTTGPVNFGNPNECSMLELAERVLSLVDSKSEIVFKPLPQDDPIQRCPDITIAKRDLDWAPKVNLEDGLGETVSWFRHTLDI from the coding sequence ATGCGCGAGATTCTCGTAACCGGCGGGTCAGGGTTTTTGGGTTCGCATCTGTGCGATGCCCTTCTGGAACGCGGCGGCAGCGTCTTGTGTGTGGACAATTTCTTCACTGGCCAGCGCAACAACATCAAGCACCTGCTTGGACGCACTGACTTCGAGTTGATGCGCCATGATGTGGTGGACCCGTTGAATGTTGAAGTGGAGCAGATTTTCAACCTCGCCTGCCCGGCCTCGCCGGTCCATTATCAGTTCGATCCGGTTCAGACCACCAAGACAAGCGTGCTCGGTGCTATCAATATGCTTGATCTTGCCAGGCGGCTGGACGTTCCGGTGCTTCAGGCGTCGACCTCGGAAGTCTATGGAGATCCGCGTGTGCATCCCCAAAGTGAGGACTACTGGGGACGTGTCAATCCGATCGGTCCGCGCAGTTGCTACGATGAAGGAAAACGCTGCGCTGAAACCTTGTTCTTCGACTATCACCGCGAGCACAGCGTCAAGATCAAAGTTATGCGTATTTTCAATACGTATGGCCCGCGCATGCATCCGAATGACGGACGGGTGGTGAGCAACTTCGTTGTTCAGGCTCTCCAGGGCGACCCCATCACAATCTATGGCGACGGAAATCAGACGCGCAGTTTCTGCTATGTCGACGACCTGATTGGCGGAATGCTGGCATTGATGGACAGCGCCGATGGCACAACCGGTCCGGTTAATTTCGGTAACCCCAATGAATGTTCAATGCTCGAACTGGCAGAACGGGTCTTGTCCCTTGTCGACAGTAAGTCCGAGATTGTGTTCAAACCATTGCCTCAGGACGATCCGATTCAACGTTGTCCCGATATAACTATTGCCAAACGCGACCTCGACTGGGCGCCCAAGGTCAACCTTGAAGACGGGCTTGGTGAAACCGTTTCCTGGTTCAGACACACACTCGACATCTGA
- a CDS encoding SDR family oxidoreductase, translating to MTYDMNGKRVLVTHADRFMGPACAEEFSKNGAEILADASDLKSDEDCQRLIEGAGLIDVLIVNLAAPNLYGTLVTELDEPAWQETFSLLVHPLHGLVRHTLPEMIARRKGKIIVFGSATPLRPMGRLAAYSAARGAQISYVKSVGVEVARHNVQVNLIAQNWVENPAYYPPDLQANPKFQKNLKEQVPIGRLAKPEEDVALALFLASDQSDFFVGQAIPFAGGWAS from the coding sequence ATGACCTATGATATGAACGGCAAACGGGTGCTGGTGACACATGCCGACCGGTTTATGGGACCGGCATGTGCAGAGGAGTTTTCCAAAAACGGCGCCGAAATACTCGCCGACGCCAGTGATTTGAAAAGCGATGAGGATTGCCAAAGACTGATAGAGGGCGCAGGACTGATTGACGTGTTGATTGTCAACCTGGCAGCGCCCAACCTTTACGGCACGCTTGTCACCGAACTCGATGAACCGGCCTGGCAGGAAACGTTCTCGCTACTGGTGCATCCTCTGCACGGGCTGGTACGGCATACTCTGCCTGAAATGATCGCCCGCCGAAAGGGCAAAATCATTGTATTCGGAAGCGCGACGCCGCTGCGCCCCATGGGAAGACTTGCCGCCTACAGCGCCGCCCGTGGCGCCCAGATATCATATGTCAAATCAGTAGGCGTCGAAGTCGCGCGGCATAACGTACAGGTGAACCTGATTGCCCAGAACTGGGTGGAAAACCCGGCTTACTATCCCCCCGATTTGCAGGCCAATCCGAAGTTTCAGAAAAATTTGAAAGAACAAGTACCCATCGGCCGGCTCGCAAAACCGGAAGAAGACGTCGCTCTGGCTCTCTTCCTGGCGAGTGACCAAAGCGATTTCTTCGTTGGACAGGCAATTCCCTTTGCCGGCGGCTGGGCAAGCTAG